Part of the Streptomyces europaeiscabiei genome is shown below.
CGTCACCTGTTGAACCCCGCCGCCCTGGGCTATCTGGCCCTCGTGGTCGCCGTGGGCGTCTGGGTCGGGGTGGACTCGCTGTTCGTCGAGCACGCGGACGCCGGCTTCGCAGGGGTCTGGCTCTTCCTCGTCACCGCGCCGACCTCGCTCCTGTTCGTCGCGCTGCCCGGCGGGCTGCCCTTCCTCGGGATCGTCCTCGGCGCCGTGATCCAGGCCTTCGTGCTCGGTGCCACGTACCGCTGGGTCGTCGAACGGCCCACGAAGAAGGTCAACTTGGGCAACGCCTGACACTCCGAGACCGTCTTTCGCCAGACTCCGCGCCCAGCTGGCCTCGATGGCCGACGCCACACGTATCACGGTCATCGACGTCGACCCGGCCTACACCAGCCGCTGGGGCGCCCAGCACTGGCAGAAGCCGCTCACCAGCACGACTCGTCAGACCACTCGCCACGATGCTGCTGCCATGGCGATCGGAAGGCGCGCTCAGGGACATCCGGTCCGGCGACGGACGGCACCGCCCCCACAGCACCGGAGTGATGCGGTGGGGCATCGGACCGTCCAGGCCGGACCCGGCGTCCCTGGGCGTGAGGAAACCCGCCTCCGCATCCCCGGACCACGGACACGATCCGTGCGCGCCGGACGCGGAACGAACGCGGGCAACCAGAACGCCCAACACCGTCCGGGGCGTTCGGCCGAGCACGAGACCTGGCAACAGGACTCACCCCCGCTCAGTCTTCAGCATGATCTAGCGCGGAACCCCGGGCGTTCACGCCCGGGAGGAAACGCTTCTTAACACTGCTCTGACGTGCACGGGTGCAGGGTCTGCACTGTTGGCCTCAGTCGGGACGTTTCTGGTTCTCGATGTACTCCTTGATGACGGCGAGCGGGGCGCCCCCGCATGAGGCGGCGAAGTAGGACGGCGACCAGAAGTGCTCACCCCACAGGTACTTGCGGATGTGGCCGGGGAACTCCTGCCGCAGGCGCCGGGCGGAGACGCCCTTGAGGGAGCCGACGAGCCGGGAGATGGCGACCTTGGGCGGGTAATGCACGAGCAGGTGGACGTGATCGCGTTCGCCGTTGAACTCCCGCAGCTCCGCGCCGAAGTCGGTGCACACGTCGCGCATGACCTCTTCGCAGCGCCGAAGGATCTCGTCGGTGAACGGTCCGCGCCGGTACTTGGGGGTGAAGACCAAGTGCGCATGCAGGGTGCAGACGACGCTACGGCCCCTGCGGATGTCGGGGTTTGGCTCCCAGCGTGGTGACATAGATCAATGCTACGATCACTCTCGTGAAGATCGTGACGCAGGTCAAACTCATGCCGGACGCCGTGCAGGCATCCGCGCTTGAGCGCACCCTGCGCACGGTCAACGATGCCGCGAACTGGGTGTCACAGGTGGCGTTCGAGCGCGGTGTGCCGCGTGAGTACGAGCTGCGCAAGCACACCTACGCCGAACTCAAGGCCCGTGGGCTGGGAGCGCAGGCCGCGCAACACGTCATCAAGAAGGTGCGCGACTCGTACACCACGCTCAAGGCCAACATCCGTGCCGGGAACCTCGGCAAGGAGGGCTCGAAGCGCCGCCGCAGGGCTGAGTCCAAGCCGGTCACCTTTCGCCCCGAAGCCGCACAGCCGTATGACGACCGGTGTCTGAGCTGGCAGCACGACCAGCGGACCGTGTCCGTCTGGACCGTGGACGGCCGAGTCAGGAACATCCGCTTCGCCTGCTCCGCCGACGCGCTCAAGACGCTCCAGGCGCACCGGCAGGGCGAATCCGACCTGATCCAGCGCGACGGCGTGTTCTACCTCGTCGCCACC
Proteins encoded:
- a CDS encoding SCO4225 family membrane protein; amino-acid sequence: MTASSRSLSRSLRRHLLNPAALGYLALVVAVGVWVGVDSLFVEHADAGFAGVWLFLVTAPTSLLFVALPGGLPFLGIVLGAVIQAFVLGATYRWVVERPTKKVNLGNA
- the tnpA gene encoding IS200/IS605 family transposase → MSPRWEPNPDIRRGRSVVCTLHAHLVFTPKYRRGPFTDEILRRCEEVMRDVCTDFGAELREFNGERDHVHLLVHYPPKVAISRLVGSLKGVSARRLRQEFPGHIRKYLWGEHFWSPSYFAASCGGAPLAVIKEYIENQKRPD